In the Chitinophagales bacterium genome, one interval contains:
- a CDS encoding energy transducer TonB, which produces MKKNINLIAFLLLISLSCYSQESSSDKSEEPYVFAEQMPEFPGGDNALMAFLQKNIKYPVKALKNNIQGVVMVNFVVHSDGSILKVKVTKGIGGGCDEEAVRVIKKMPKWKPGKQAGKNVAVYFDVPINFTIK; this is translated from the coding sequence ATGAAAAAAAATATCAACTTGATTGCCTTCCTCTTATTGATATCTTTATCCTGCTATAGCCAAGAAAGTAGCTCAGATAAATCCGAAGAACCATATGTATTTGCAGAGCAGATGCCTGAGTTCCCGGGTGGAGATAATGCATTAATGGCGTTCTTGCAAAAGAATATAAAATATCCTGTCAAGGCACTAAAAAATAACATACAAGGGGTAGTCATGGTTAACTTCGTAGTCCATAGTGATGGCTCTATTCTAAAGGTAAAAGTCACAAAAGGTATAGGTGGAGGCTGCGACGAAGAGGCGGTTCGTGTCATTAAAAAAATGCCAAAATGGAAACCTGGAAAACAAGCAGGTAAAAACGTAGCTGTTTATTTTGATGTTCCAATAAATTTCACCATAAAATAA
- a CDS encoding ATP-binding protein, with amino-acid sequence MYIGKTGDGTSQDDGIYILLKEIMDNAIDEFIMGHGKKVDINLDSAEVMIRDYGRGIPLEKVVDSISKMNTSGKFDSKAFKKSVGMNGVGSKAVNALSSYFKVKSVREGKEKIAEFEGGKLKMETKIQASKDVNGTTIWFRPDNAIFHNYRFIPDYVQEQLWNYAYLNAGLKLIFNGQEFSSKDGLKDLVSKKIDEESQQYPIIHLKNDEIEMAFTHSSKYGEEYYTFVNGQYTTQGGTHLGAFKEAIVKTIRDFYKKDFDASDIRMSIVGAICVRIQEPMFESQTKTKLGTVTLENDGRSMKAFVNDFVKQYLDNYLHKNPLVAEAILKKIQNSERERKDMEGVRKIAKERAKKANIHNKKLRDCRYHYTDEKYDHNKETTIFITEGDSASGSMTKSRNAETQAVFSLKGKPQNCFGMKKKIVYENEELNLLQHALDIEEGIENLRYNNVIIATDADHDGMHIRLLLLTFFLQFFPELVINGHVKVLETPIFRVRNKKETIYCYSDQEKKAAIKKLGGKPEITRFKGLGEISPDEFKLFIGKDMRLMPIILDDKVKIQELLKYYMGGNDKERQRFILDNLIYEIDEVEEEFAA; translated from the coding sequence ATGTATATCGGGAAAACGGGGGATGGCACATCTCAAGATGATGGTATATATATTCTACTCAAGGAAATCATGGATAATGCAATCGATGAATTTATTATGGGTCATGGCAAAAAAGTAGATATAAACCTCGATAGTGCAGAAGTTATGATTCGAGACTACGGCAGAGGTATTCCCTTGGAAAAAGTGGTTGACTCTATCTCAAAAATGAATACCTCAGGAAAATTTGACTCTAAGGCTTTCAAAAAGTCTGTAGGGATGAATGGTGTAGGATCTAAAGCTGTCAATGCCTTGTCTTCCTATTTCAAAGTAAAATCCGTAAGAGAAGGTAAGGAAAAAATAGCTGAGTTTGAAGGCGGAAAATTAAAAATGGAAACTAAAATACAAGCTTCTAAAGATGTCAATGGCACTACCATATGGTTCAGACCAGACAATGCCATTTTTCATAATTATCGATTTATCCCCGACTATGTGCAGGAGCAGCTATGGAATTATGCCTATCTCAATGCCGGACTCAAACTTATCTTCAATGGTCAGGAGTTTAGCTCTAAAGATGGATTAAAAGACTTGGTAAGTAAAAAAATAGATGAAGAATCGCAGCAATATCCTATTATTCATCTCAAAAATGATGAAATAGAAATGGCATTCACTCATTCCTCTAAATATGGAGAAGAATACTATACCTTTGTCAATGGGCAATATACGACCCAAGGAGGCACGCATTTAGGTGCATTCAAAGAGGCTATCGTCAAAACCATTCGAGATTTTTATAAAAAAGACTTTGACGCTTCGGATATTCGTATGTCTATAGTGGGGGCTATTTGTGTGCGAATTCAAGAACCTATGTTCGAAAGTCAGACCAAGACAAAACTAGGAACTGTCACACTAGAGAACGATGGTCGGTCTATGAAAGCCTTTGTCAACGATTTTGTAAAACAATATCTGGACAACTATCTTCATAAAAATCCACTGGTAGCGGAGGCTATTTTGAAAAAAATACAAAACAGCGAACGTGAGCGAAAGGATATGGAGGGAGTAAGAAAAATAGCAAAAGAGCGAGCTAAAAAAGCGAATATTCACAACAAAAAACTACGTGACTGTCGCTATCACTATACCGATGAAAAGTATGATCATAATAAAGAAACGACCATATTCATAACCGAAGGGGACTCCGCCTCAGGTTCTATGACCAAGTCTAGAAATGCGGAGACTCAGGCTGTATTTTCCCTCAAAGGAAAGCCTCAGAACTGCTTTGGTATGAAAAAGAAAATCGTCTATGAAAATGAAGAACTCAATCTTCTTCAGCATGCTTTAGATATCGAAGAAGGTATCGAAAATCTACGATATAACAATGTCATCATAGCAACCGATGCCGACCATGATGGTATGCATATTCGGTTACTTCTTCTTACCTTCTTCCTGCAGTTTTTCCCAGAATTGGTCATCAATGGACATGTGAAAGTTCTAGAAACACCCATCTTTAGAGTGAGAAATAAGAAAGAAACTATTTACTGCTATTCTGATCAAGAAAAGAAAGCTGCCATTAAAAAACTCGGTGGAAAGCCTGAAATCACGCGCTTCAAAGGTTTAGGAGAAATATCGCCTGATGAATTCAAGTTATTCATAGGAAAAGATATGCGCCTCATGCCCATCATTCTTGACGATAAGGTGAAAATTCAAGAACTCCTTAAATACTACATGGGAGGTAATGATAAGGAACGCCAACGCTTTATCCTCGACAATTTGATTTATGAGATTGATGAGGTAGAGGAGGAATTCGCTGCATGA
- a CDS encoding response regulator transcription factor, which produces MESRTIVTLLYEDISYLRDGLFQLINGTEGVKCAAAFENPVDVLKHIESYQPDVILMDIEMPEMNGIEAIKQIRKIYPDLPILIQTVHEADDTVFDALCAGASGYILKKTRPAELIDAIESVYKGGAPMNPQIATKVLSLFRNIQNEKINIDENYALTEKEKSILGLLVKGYSQKMIAADINISIDTVRFHFKNIYKKLHVHSQSEAVSKAILHKIV; this is translated from the coding sequence ATGGAGTCACGAACAATAGTCACCCTACTGTATGAGGACATTTCCTACTTGAGGGATGGACTTTTTCAGCTGATAAACGGAACCGAAGGCGTGAAATGTGCAGCAGCATTTGAAAACCCAGTGGATGTTTTGAAGCATATCGAGTCCTATCAGCCTGATGTAATTCTCATGGATATCGAAATGCCAGAAATGAATGGCATAGAAGCTATCAAACAGATACGAAAGATTTATCCTGACTTGCCTATTCTTATTCAAACCGTTCATGAAGCAGATGATACAGTATTTGATGCATTATGTGCGGGAGCTTCTGGATATATCTTGAAAAAAACAAGACCAGCTGAACTCATAGATGCCATAGAATCTGTGTATAAAGGCGGTGCACCTATGAACCCACAAATTGCAACTAAGGTATTGAGCCTATTTCGCAACATACAGAATGAGAAAATAAATATAGATGAGAACTATGCGCTTACGGAAAAAGAAAAAAGCATACTAGGATTATTAGTAAAGGGCTACTCACAAAAAATGATAGCCGCAGACATCAATATCAGCATCGATACCGTGCGATTTCACTTTAAAAATATCTATAAAAAACTACATGTTCATTCCCAATCCGAAGCTGTCAGTAAAGCAATTCTGCACAAAATAGTATAA
- a CDS encoding gliding motility-associated C-terminal domain-containing protein, whose amino-acid sequence MTKLRLFFATFLLVWGNLISQNNCADYIQVCGNQAISLNVSGGGVQEIGFNTWCFFQEHNSLWLRFTIQTGGTLGFNLIPASTSIVEDYDFMIFGPNVTCINKGTPIRCSSTNPQAAGSPNNHTGMRASSTDVSEGPGNLGDNWVQWLTVNAGESYFLLIDRPLGNSAFTLNWTGTAVLKKTDAGPDLTVCKGKTITMAATETGTWIQHSTNPSTVSFSSITNPKSSVSGFNTAGIYKFTWSSLGCADTMQIQVLNTSSSNEAKTICQGQTYRGHSATGVYKDTLKNIAGCDSIITLTLTVNPNSGSTIYKTICQGESFLGRTTSGTYTDKLVSANGCDSMRTLILTVNPSHNPVINKSICDGESFMGKTVTGTYTFSYKNTFGCDSIVTLNLRVNNYSNVVINAAICQGQSYNGKTVAGTYKDSFKSIEGCDSIRTLNLTVNQHSTSTIRDTICDGKSHGGHTKTGTYVDVLKNVVNCDSTRTLHLVVKPNSFFTVNKKICQGESFLGRSSTGNYSDIFLSANGCDSTRFLNLWVTPKVTIPLNRKICEGEVFMGHTTSGFYIDTLRNDIGCDSIITHLTLRVIPKDSLLRKTICEGESFLGYDSTGVYFDNIIDENNCPRLRRLELTVNPTTYGSETKIICFGETYKGKNKTGKYSIKYKNVNGCDSFFSLDLTVKPDFLTKTLRDTNTCRGNPITLGVKEGYKAYEWNDGENTAVRNVNISDNYVVTVTNHDDCLSTDKAKVFFYPLPKVEIGEDTIIYDGEILRLEPKISGILNYQGLRWSPKQLFKCDSCLNQWLETGQSTYVKLAYNDKYTCYGQDSFDIRVLPVQNVGLPTAFSPNGDGENDYFELNGGPVRSLSISIFNRWGEKVYEYTGKTPAWDGKYKGEPSPTGVYTYFVRFNLYKGGIQEKMGTFTIIR is encoded by the coding sequence ATGACAAAACTTAGGTTGTTTTTTGCCACGTTCCTATTAGTTTGGGGTAATCTAATCTCTCAAAATAATTGTGCAGATTATATACAGGTGTGTGGCAATCAAGCCATAAGCCTCAATGTATCTGGAGGTGGAGTGCAAGAAATAGGTTTTAATACGTGGTGTTTCTTTCAGGAACACAATTCCTTATGGCTGCGGTTTACTATCCAGACAGGTGGTACTTTGGGTTTTAACCTCATTCCTGCAAGCACGAGTATTGTTGAGGACTATGACTTTATGATTTTTGGACCTAATGTAACTTGCATCAATAAAGGGACTCCTATTCGCTGCAGTTCTACCAATCCGCAAGCTGCCGGTTCACCAAACAATCACACGGGTATGCGTGCATCTAGCACTGATGTGTCAGAAGGACCAGGAAATCTTGGAGATAATTGGGTGCAATGGTTGACAGTCAATGCTGGAGAATCCTATTTTTTACTTATTGATAGACCACTTGGAAATTCTGCATTTACTCTAAATTGGACAGGAACAGCAGTACTAAAAAAAACAGACGCAGGTCCTGATTTGACAGTATGTAAAGGTAAAACAATTACTATGGCAGCTACAGAAACAGGGACGTGGATTCAGCATAGTACCAACCCTTCAACTGTGAGCTTTTCTTCTATAACTAATCCTAAATCTTCAGTTTCTGGTTTTAATACTGCTGGAATCTATAAGTTTACTTGGAGTTCATTGGGTTGTGCAGATACCATGCAAATTCAAGTCTTGAATACTTCTAGCTCCAATGAAGCGAAAACAATTTGCCAAGGTCAAACCTATAGAGGTCATAGTGCTACAGGAGTTTACAAAGATACCCTTAAAAATATAGCTGGATGTGATAGTATTATCACCTTGACCCTAACTGTAAATCCAAACTCAGGTTCTACAATTTATAAAACCATATGCCAAGGGGAGAGTTTTCTGGGTAGAACTACATCGGGAACATATACTGATAAATTGGTGAGTGCAAATGGTTGTGATAGCATGCGCACTTTGATTTTGACTGTGAATCCAAGTCATAACCCTGTGATCAATAAAAGTATTTGTGATGGTGAAAGTTTTATGGGTAAAACGGTAACTGGGACCTATACATTCAGTTATAAGAATACCTTTGGTTGTGATAGTATTGTGACTTTAAATCTAAGAGTCAATAATTATTCGAATGTAGTTATCAATGCCGCTATTTGTCAAGGACAATCCTATAATGGCAAAACGGTTGCTGGTACCTATAAAGATAGCTTTAAAAGTATCGAAGGATGTGATAGTATCCGTACATTAAACCTTACCGTCAATCAGCATAGCACATCGACCATCAGGGATACTATCTGTGATGGCAAGTCGCACGGAGGTCATACGAAGACAGGAACCTATGTTGACGTTTTAAAAAATGTAGTGAATTGCGATAGCACACGCACCTTACATTTGGTAGTGAAACCTAATTCATTTTTTACTGTCAATAAAAAAATATGTCAGGGAGAGAGTTTTCTAGGTCGCTCTTCTACGGGTAATTATTCCGATATATTTCTAAGTGCCAATGGATGCGATAGTACCCGTTTTTTAAATTTGTGGGTGACACCCAAAGTGACTATCCCCTTAAATAGAAAAATATGTGAAGGCGAAGTATTTATGGGTCATACCACTTCAGGATTTTATATAGACACGTTGCGAAATGATATTGGATGTGATAGCATTATTACTCATTTAACGCTCAGGGTAATACCGAAAGATTCACTTCTGCGAAAAACAATCTGCGAAGGCGAGAGTTTTCTAGGTTATGATTCTACTGGAGTTTATTTCGACAATATTATTGATGAAAATAATTGTCCTCGATTGAGAAGACTTGAACTTACTGTAAATCCGACTACTTATGGCAGTGAGACAAAAATCATTTGTTTCGGTGAAACTTATAAAGGGAAAAATAAAACGGGGAAGTATTCCATAAAATACAAAAACGTCAATGGTTGTGATAGTTTCTTTAGTTTGGATTTGACTGTAAAGCCAGACTTTCTTACTAAGACTCTAAGGGATACCAATACCTGTAGAGGAAATCCCATTACACTGGGAGTAAAAGAAGGATATAAAGCCTATGAGTGGAATGATGGCGAAAATACTGCAGTTCGGAACGTAAATATATCGGATAACTATGTAGTTACAGTTACTAACCATGATGACTGCCTGTCTACAGACAAAGCCAAGGTTTTTTTCTACCCGCTGCCAAAAGTAGAAATAGGAGAGGATACGATTATTTATGATGGGGAAATACTACGATTAGAACCGAAGATATCTGGAATTTTGAATTACCAAGGTTTAAGGTGGTCGCCTAAACAACTTTTTAAGTGTGATTCTTGCCTCAATCAATGGCTTGAAACTGGACAGAGCACCTATGTCAAATTAGCTTATAACGATAAATACACTTGTTACGGACAAGACTCTTTTGATATCAGAGTTTTACCTGTTCAGAATGTCGGACTACCGACTGCCTTCTCTCCCAATGGAGACGGAGAGAATGACTATTTTGAACTCAATGGAGGTCCTGTGCGTAGTCTTAGTATTTCTATTTTTAATCGCTGGGGAGAAAAAGTATATGAATATACTGGCAAGACTCCTGCGTGGGATGGTAAATATAAAGGTGAGCCATCCCCTACTGGGGTTTATACCTATTTTGTCCGCTTCAATTTATACAAAGGTGGCATTCAGGAAAAGATGGGAACATTTACGATAATACGATAA
- the clpB gene encoding ATP-dependent chaperone ClpB gives MDIKKLTIKSQELLQKAQNKAVEASHQAIENAHIAMAILEDAENLVPQIVKKLGIQPTPIVNKLEESIQKIPRVSGTDSGQYLSRNAQTVMVKAESLLKDVGDSYVSPELVMLSMLMQSDDTAKLLKEFGLKESEFRKALKEIRGNQKVDSNTTEMTYDSLGKYAINLNEQAEKGKLDPVIGRDEEIRRVLHILSRKTKNNPMLIGEPGVGKTAIAEGIAKRIVNGDVPENLLDLKVFALDMGALLAGAKYKGEFEERLKAVVKEVVESDGKIVLFIDEIHTLIGAGKSDGAMDAANILKPSLARGELRSIGATTLDEYQKYFEKDKAMERRFQKVMIEEPDEEAAISILRGLKERYERYHNVEIKDEAIISAVTLSQRYITDRFLPDKAIDLIDEAAAKLRLEINSVPEELDELNRKIMQLEIEREAIRRENDETKLKSIEEQLAKWNLSREEFKSKWEKEKSIVDKIQDAKSKLEALKLEAEQAERSGNYARVAEIRYGLMTSTQAEVEACEKELKSIEGGDKLMKEFVTSEDIAEIVSKWTGVPVQSMLQSEKMKLLHLDEELRKRVVGQEEAVEAVASAILRSRAGLQNPNRPIGSFLFLGSTGVGKTELAKALAEYLFNDENAYIRIDMSEYSEKHSVSRLVGAPPGYVGYEESGQLTEAVRRRPYSVVLLDEIEKAHPDTFNILLQMLDDGRLTDNKGRLINFKNTIIIMTSNMGSDIILEGFDDVEDENMANVAPIVKQKLVGHLKTIIKPEFINRIDDIVLFLPLRRSVIREIVKIQLKQVEDLLADQDLKLEILPAALDYLAEHGYDPEMGARPLKRLIQRDIVNLISKKIIAGDFVKGMIIYIDAVDDILAAYTK, from the coding sequence GTGGATATTAAAAAACTTACTATCAAATCGCAAGAGCTCCTTCAAAAAGCTCAAAACAAAGCTGTTGAGGCTTCACATCAGGCTATAGAGAATGCGCATATCGCAATGGCAATCTTGGAAGATGCCGAGAATTTAGTCCCTCAAATTGTGAAGAAATTGGGAATTCAGCCTACACCAATAGTCAACAAATTGGAGGAATCTATTCAAAAAATACCGCGAGTTTCAGGTACAGATTCTGGTCAATACCTCAGTAGAAATGCCCAGACAGTCATGGTGAAAGCGGAATCATTGCTCAAAGACGTTGGTGATAGTTATGTGAGCCCTGAATTGGTCATGTTATCTATGCTTATGCAAAGTGATGATACTGCCAAATTACTCAAAGAGTTCGGTTTAAAAGAATCTGAATTTCGCAAAGCACTCAAGGAAATACGAGGTAATCAAAAAGTAGATTCGAATACGACAGAAATGACCTACGATTCTCTCGGAAAATATGCTATTAATTTAAACGAACAAGCTGAAAAAGGCAAGCTCGATCCTGTAATTGGACGTGATGAAGAGATAAGACGGGTTCTACATATTCTTTCACGAAAGACAAAAAACAACCCAATGCTTATAGGTGAACCTGGAGTAGGTAAAACTGCCATAGCTGAAGGTATAGCCAAGCGAATCGTCAATGGGGATGTACCAGAAAACTTATTAGATTTAAAAGTGTTTGCACTAGACATGGGTGCACTTCTAGCGGGTGCCAAGTACAAAGGAGAATTTGAAGAGCGACTCAAGGCCGTGGTTAAAGAAGTGGTAGAGAGTGATGGCAAAATTGTATTGTTTATTGATGAAATTCATACCCTCATAGGTGCAGGAAAGTCTGACGGAGCTATGGATGCAGCGAATATTCTCAAACCATCTTTAGCACGGGGGGAATTGCGTTCTATCGGAGCTACTACTCTAGATGAATATCAAAAGTATTTTGAAAAGGACAAAGCTATGGAGCGAAGATTTCAAAAAGTGATGATCGAAGAGCCTGATGAAGAAGCGGCCATATCTATCTTGCGAGGTCTGAAAGAGCGCTACGAACGTTACCACAATGTAGAGATAAAAGATGAGGCCATTATTTCAGCAGTTACCCTTTCACAGCGATACATAACGGATCGTTTCTTGCCCGATAAAGCTATAGACCTCATCGACGAAGCTGCGGCAAAACTGAGACTTGAAATTAATTCAGTTCCGGAAGAGCTAGATGAACTCAATCGAAAAATAATGCAGCTCGAGATAGAGCGAGAAGCCATCCGTCGTGAAAATGATGAGACGAAACTGAAAAGTATCGAAGAACAATTAGCGAAATGGAATTTGAGTCGAGAAGAATTTAAATCCAAATGGGAAAAGGAAAAATCAATTGTCGATAAGATTCAAGATGCTAAATCTAAATTAGAAGCCCTAAAACTAGAGGCAGAACAAGCAGAGCGTAGTGGAAATTACGCCCGCGTTGCAGAAATTCGCTATGGATTGATGACTTCTACCCAAGCAGAAGTAGAAGCTTGTGAAAAAGAACTCAAGTCCATAGAGGGAGGAGATAAGTTGATGAAAGAATTTGTCACATCCGAAGATATCGCAGAGATCGTGAGTAAGTGGACAGGTGTGCCGGTGCAGTCTATGTTGCAGTCTGAAAAAATGAAATTACTTCATCTTGATGAAGAACTTCGCAAACGAGTTGTAGGTCAAGAAGAAGCAGTCGAGGCAGTAGCTAGCGCCATATTGCGTAGTCGAGCAGGTTTGCAAAATCCAAATCGTCCTATCGGTTCATTTTTATTTCTAGGTAGCACAGGAGTAGGGAAGACCGAGTTGGCAAAGGCTCTAGCCGAATATCTATTCAACGATGAAAATGCTTACATCCGAATAGACATGAGTGAATACTCTGAGAAACATAGTGTAAGCCGTCTCGTGGGTGCGCCTCCGGGCTATGTAGGATATGAGGAAAGCGGTCAATTGACAGAAGCTGTAAGGCGAAGACCTTACTCCGTCGTGTTGCTCGATGAAATAGAAAAAGCACATCCTGATACCTTCAATATTCTTCTTCAAATGCTTGACGATGGACGATTGACGGACAATAAAGGTCGCCTCATTAACTTTAAGAATACCATTATCATTATGACCTCCAATATGGGTTCGGATATCATTTTAGAGGGATTCGATGATGTGGAAGACGAAAATATGGCTAATGTGGCTCCTATTGTGAAGCAAAAACTGGTAGGGCATCTCAAAACCATCATAAAACCTGAATTTATCAATCGTATCGATGATATAGTTCTATTCCTCCCATTAAGGAGGTCCGTAATTCGAGAAATAGTGAAGATTCAGCTAAAACAGGTTGAGGATTTACTAGCCGATCAAGATTTAAAATTAGAGATATTACCTGCAGCCTTGGATTATCTGGCAGAGCATGGTTATGACCCAGAGATGGGCGCTAGACCATTGAAAAGATTGATTCAACGTGACATTGTCAATCTTATATCTAAGAAAATAATCGCTGGAGATTTTGTCAAGGGGATGATTATTTATATTGATGCTGTCGATGATATTTTAGCGGCGTACACGAAGTAG
- a CDS encoding insulinase family protein, with protein MQKILLAALLLAAQYMSSQIKLPTPVRTMEGIKEFKCENGLKILLISDPSQSNLLVNIIYHVGSRHEGYGETGMAHLLEHMLFKSCKNFKDIKKAIGDRGASANGTTWYDRTNYYEILPAADSNLKWAIEMEADRMVNAKILKEELEKEFSVVRNEFEIGENNPGGVLNERILSTMYLWHNYGNSTIGSREDIERVPVENLRAFYKKYYQPDNATLIIAGKFDEKKALEYIAKNLAILPKPTRVLQPTYTVEPPQDGERYVELKRNGDERIIALAYHTPAASDKDYIVNDALIEILTSEGSGLLYKELMDTKLATSVYGYSMPLYDPGYTYFSMNIPMDQSVDEPKNRMWKVLDGLPQTKFTEEQLQRAKASLTKQIDRAMSNTINFGIFLTEIIASGDYRLLYIYRDNIDKITVTDLERVAARYYRPSNRTWGQFIPERNTDRVKVDERPDINALVKDYKGKEQTQTLQEFDASIDNIKKNVQRGDIDGKLQYSILNKPTKNNKIVGRIKIFQGDEQSLMHTDIAAMLLGSVLKSGTTTKNRTQIKDELDKLKSDINVNFGANFLSISINTDKDNMQATMNLLRDILRNPSFDQNEFDKVVLEYKTMYEAYKNDPQNVAFTTLSIKTNPYPKGHPLGSMTIDEQLLGFSKAKLQDVKDFYQKFIGLNEGYASFVGEVDKVAATKALKEIFSGWNAKTPYVKIKKLNIATTKQNETIQINDKTNAVSAGTLNMSLCEKDADFPAMYMANEIIGGGAFLNSRIAQRLREAEGMSYGAGSFLSADFEDQIGSFGTYAFFNPSFKDKLNNALIEELTKASQGSFTSKELSDIKGSQIQERKIGLGNNNFIASLLNRYMEQKKDLKYYDEFSEKLQKVTLQEVNDAAKKYINMDNFILIYSGDFNVKK; from the coding sequence ATGCAAAAAATCCTATTAGCAGCATTATTATTAGCTGCGCAATATATGTCCAGTCAAATAAAACTTCCTACACCAGTAAGGACAATGGAAGGTATCAAAGAGTTTAAATGTGAAAATGGACTCAAGATTTTATTGATTTCTGACCCTTCACAGAGCAATCTTCTTGTAAACATCATTTATCACGTAGGCTCCAGACATGAAGGGTATGGAGAGACTGGGATGGCCCATTTACTCGAACATATGTTATTCAAGTCTTGTAAAAATTTTAAAGACATAAAAAAAGCTATAGGAGACAGAGGTGCCTCCGCGAATGGAACTACCTGGTATGATCGCACCAATTATTATGAAATATTGCCCGCAGCGGATAGTAATCTGAAATGGGCTATAGAAATGGAGGCAGATAGAATGGTCAATGCCAAAATTCTCAAAGAAGAGCTCGAAAAAGAGTTTAGTGTGGTTCGCAATGAATTTGAAATAGGAGAAAATAATCCCGGAGGTGTACTGAATGAACGCATCCTATCTACAATGTATCTGTGGCATAATTATGGAAATTCGACCATAGGCAGCCGTGAAGATATAGAAAGAGTACCTGTAGAAAATCTTAGAGCCTTCTATAAAAAATACTATCAACCTGATAATGCCACACTTATTATAGCAGGTAAGTTTGATGAGAAAAAGGCATTGGAGTATATTGCTAAAAACTTAGCTATTCTGCCTAAACCCACGCGTGTGCTGCAGCCTACCTATACCGTAGAGCCACCTCAGGATGGTGAGCGCTATGTAGAGTTGAAAAGAAATGGAGATGAACGCATTATAGCTTTAGCCTATCATACTCCTGCAGCTTCTGATAAGGATTACATTGTGAATGATGCCCTCATAGAAATACTAACGTCTGAAGGTTCGGGATTACTCTATAAAGAGCTTATGGACACTAAGCTAGCCACTTCTGTTTATGGTTACTCAATGCCACTCTATGATCCAGGCTATACCTATTTTTCCATGAATATTCCTATGGATCAATCTGTCGATGAGCCAAAAAACAGAATGTGGAAGGTACTGGATGGTTTGCCTCAAACAAAATTCACCGAAGAACAATTGCAAAGGGCAAAAGCTTCACTCACAAAGCAGATAGATAGAGCTATGAGCAATACGATCAATTTTGGTATTTTCTTGACTGAAATTATTGCATCGGGCGATTATAGATTGTTGTATATCTATCGCGATAATATTGATAAAATTACCGTAACCGATTTGGAAAGAGTCGCTGCCAGATACTACAGGCCTTCTAACCGCACTTGGGGACAGTTTATACCTGAAAGAAATACAGATAGAGTGAAAGTAGATGAAAGACCTGATATTAATGCCTTGGTAAAAGATTATAAAGGTAAAGAACAAACCCAAACACTTCAGGAATTTGATGCTAGCATCGATAATATCAAGAAAAATGTTCAACGAGGAGATATCGATGGTAAACTTCAATATTCCATATTGAATAAGCCAACTAAAAATAATAAGATAGTAGGGAGAATTAAAATTTTTCAAGGGGATGAACAAAGTTTAATGCATACCGATATAGCAGCAATGCTACTTGGATCGGTGTTAAAATCTGGCACTACTACCAAGAATAGAACTCAAATAAAGGACGAACTCGATAAATTAAAATCAGATATCAATGTCAATTTCGGAGCTAACTTTCTATCTATCTCTATTAATACCGATAAAGACAATATGCAGGCTACTATGAATCTGTTAAGAGATATTCTGCGCAATCCGTCTTTTGATCAAAATGAGTTTGACAAAGTGGTACTCGAATATAAAACAATGTATGAAGCTTATAAAAACGATCCGCAAAACGTAGCTTTCACGACACTCAGTATAAAAACTAATCCTTATCCTAAAGGACACCCACTAGGCAGTATGACTATTGATGAGCAACTGCTAGGTTTTTCAAAAGCAAAACTTCAAGATGTCAAGGACTTCTATCAGAAATTTATTGGGCTCAATGAAGGATATGCATCCTTCGTGGGTGAAGTAGATAAAGTTGCGGCAACTAAAGCACTAAAAGAAATTTTTAGTGGTTGGAATGCCAAGACCCCATACGTCAAAATCAAAAAACTAAATATAGCTACGACCAAGCAGAATGAAACTATTCAAATCAATGATAAAACGAATGCAGTTTCTGCCGGCACTCTCAATATGTCACTTTGCGAGAAAGACGCAGATTTCCCTGCTATGTATATGGCCAATGAAATTATAGGCGGTGGGGCTTTTCTAAATTCGAGAATAGCTCAGAGACTCCGTGAAGCAGAGGGAATGAGCTATGGAGCTGGATCATTTTTGTCTGCAGATTTTGAGGATCAAATTGGTAGCTTCGGCACTTATGCCTTTTTCAATCCAAGTTTTAAAGATAAACTAAATAATGCCCTTATAGAAGAACTCACCAAAGCAAGCCAAGGAAGTTTTACAAGCAAGGAACTATCGGATATTAAAGGCAGCCAGATTCAGGAAAGAAAAATAGGGCTAGGCAATAATAATTTTATTGCGAGTCTATTAAATCGATACATGGAGCAGAAAAAAGATCTGAAATACTACGATGAATTTAGTGAAAAATTACAGAAAGTAACACTACAAGAGGTAAATGATGCTGCAAAAAAATACATCAATATGGACAACTTTATTCTTATTTACTCTGGTGATTTTAATGTAAAGAAATAA